One genomic region from Pseudomonas hormoni encodes:
- the pmbA gene encoding metalloprotease PmbA, which produces MSAVESVGPQALPALQEQVEQIIAEAKRQGASACEVAVSLEQGLSTSVRQREVETVEFNRDQGFGITLYVGQRKGSASTSASGPDAIRETVAAALAIAKHTSEDEASGLADAALMAKDLQDFDLFHQWDITPEQAIEMALSCEAAAFATDSRIKNADGTTLSTHQGCRVYGNSHGFIGGYASTRHSLSCVMIAEADGQMQRDYWYDVNRQGNLLTDPVSIGQRAAQRAASRLGARPVPTCEVPVLFSAELAGGLFGSFLSAISGGSLYRKSSFLEGTLGQKLFPEWLTIDERPHLMRAMGSSAFDGDGLATYAKPFVEKGELVSYILGTYSGRKLGMPSTANAGGVHNLFVTHGDEDQAALLRRMGRGLLVTELMGQGLNMVTGDYSRGAAGYWVENGEIQFAVQEVTIAGNMRDMFKQIVAVGNDLELRSNIRTGSVLIERMTVAGS; this is translated from the coding sequence ATGAGTGCAGTTGAAAGCGTCGGCCCACAAGCGTTGCCGGCACTGCAAGAACAAGTCGAGCAGATCATCGCTGAAGCCAAGCGCCAGGGCGCCAGTGCCTGTGAAGTGGCGGTATCCCTGGAGCAGGGCCTGTCGACCTCGGTACGTCAGCGCGAAGTCGAAACCGTCGAATTCAACCGCGATCAGGGCTTTGGCATCACCTTGTATGTTGGCCAGCGCAAGGGCTCGGCCAGCACCTCGGCCAGTGGCCCGGACGCGATTCGTGAAACCGTCGCTGCAGCGCTGGCCATCGCCAAACACACCTCCGAAGACGAAGCCTCCGGCCTGGCGGATGCAGCGCTGATGGCCAAGGACCTGCAGGATTTCGACCTGTTCCACCAATGGGACATCACACCGGAGCAAGCCATCGAGATGGCCCTGAGCTGCGAGGCGGCCGCATTTGCCACCGACAGCCGGATCAAGAATGCCGACGGCACCACCCTCAGCACTCACCAGGGCTGCCGCGTTTACGGCAACAGCCACGGTTTTATCGGCGGTTACGCGTCGACTCGTCACAGCCTGAGCTGCGTGATGATCGCCGAGGCCGATGGCCAGATGCAGCGCGATTACTGGTACGACGTGAACCGGCAGGGCAATTTGCTGACTGACCCGGTGAGCATCGGCCAGCGTGCCGCGCAACGTGCAGCGAGCCGTCTGGGCGCGCGTCCGGTGCCGACCTGTGAAGTGCCGGTATTGTTCTCCGCGGAACTGGCCGGTGGTTTGTTCGGCAGTTTCCTCTCGGCGATTTCCGGCGGCAGCCTGTATCGCAAATCGTCGTTCCTGGAAGGCACCCTTGGGCAGAAGTTGTTCCCGGAATGGTTGACCATCGATGAGCGTCCGCACCTGATGCGCGCCATGGGCAGTTCGGCGTTCGACGGCGATGGCCTCGCGACGTACGCTAAACCGTTCGTCGAAAAGGGTGAGTTGGTGTCCTATATCCTCGGCACCTATTCCGGTCGCAAACTCGGCATGCCGAGCACCGCCAACGCCGGCGGCGTGCACAACTTGTTCGTTACCCACGGCGACGAAGATCAGGCAGCGCTGCTGCGTCGCATGGGTCGTGGCTTGCTGGTGACCGAATTGATGGGCCAGGGCCTGAACATGGTCACCGGCGATTACTCTCGCGGTGCGGCGGGCTATTGGGTCGAGAACGGCGAGATCCAGTTCGCGGTCCAGGAAGTCACTATCGCCGGCAACATGCGCGACATGTTCAAGCAAATCGTTGCGGTGGGTAATGACCTGGAACTGCGCAGCAACATTCGCACGGGTTCGGTGTTGATCGAGCGGATGACGGTGGCGGGTAGCTAA
- a CDS encoding FagA protein encodes MSSALHEQPYLENWRWMSRQIRCAMDPDEPRLIEHYLAEGRYLACCTANSPWTIAETSFRLLLDTAADVALPWHWRTFCLDQAWRPLRELERLSLCKCRLKRWQSYTWQLATCELQPSIPLTELVQGFSDEQDSY; translated from the coding sequence ATGAGTTCTGCCTTGCACGAGCAGCCCTACCTCGAAAACTGGCGCTGGATGAGTCGCCAGATCCGTTGCGCGATGGATCCCGACGAACCTCGCCTTATCGAACATTACCTGGCCGAAGGCCGGTATCTGGCGTGCTGCACGGCGAACTCACCCTGGACCATCGCCGAAACTTCTTTCCGTTTGCTGCTCGACACCGCCGCCGATGTCGCGCTGCCCTGGCACTGGCGGACCTTTTGCCTGGACCAGGCGTGGCGCCCGCTGCGCGAACTCGAACGCCTCTCCCTTTGCAAGTGCCGCCTCAAGCGCTGGCAAAGCTACACCTGGCAATTGGCGACCTGCGAGTTGCAGCCTTCGATTCCTCTTACTGAACTGGTGCAAGGATTTTCTGATGAACAAGACTCGTATTGA
- a CDS encoding class II fumarate hydratase yields the protein MNKTRIERDSMGELQVPVDALYGAQTQRAVNNFPISGKPMPVQFIRALILAKAAAARANVELKQISESQGKAIVDAALGLLQGDFMQHFPVDIFQTGSGTSSNMNANEVIATLASRLLGESVNPNDHVNCGQSSNDIIPTTIHVSAALALHEQLLPALVRLVQVIEHKAEEVHHHVKTGRTHLMDAMPVRMSQVLNGWAQQLKANIGHLQDLLPSLQSLAQGGTAVGTGVNAHPEFAGLFSQQLTKLTQVQFTPGTDLFALIGSQDTAVAVSGQLKTTAVSLMKIANDLRWMNSGPLAGLGEIELEALQPGSSIMPGKVNPVIPEATAMVAAQVIGNDTVITIAGQSGNFELNVMLPIIAQNLLSSMELLANASHLLGEKAIASFKVNEARLKEALSRNPILVTALNPIIGYQKAAEIAKKAYQQGRPVIDVALEHTDLTRSQLEELLNPEKLTAGGV from the coding sequence ATGAACAAGACTCGTATTGAGCGCGACAGCATGGGCGAGCTTCAGGTCCCGGTGGACGCGCTCTATGGCGCACAGACCCAGCGTGCAGTGAATAACTTCCCGATCAGCGGCAAACCGATGCCCGTGCAGTTCATCCGTGCGCTGATTCTGGCCAAAGCCGCCGCCGCCCGAGCCAACGTCGAACTCAAGCAGATCAGCGAATCCCAGGGCAAAGCCATCGTCGACGCGGCACTGGGCTTGCTGCAGGGCGATTTCATGCAGCACTTCCCGGTGGATATTTTCCAGACCGGTTCCGGCACCAGTTCCAACATGAACGCCAACGAAGTGATCGCGACCCTCGCCAGCCGTCTGCTCGGCGAGTCGGTGAACCCCAACGATCACGTCAATTGCGGCCAGAGCAGCAACGACATCATCCCGACCACCATCCACGTCAGCGCTGCGCTGGCGTTGCATGAGCAACTGCTGCCGGCGCTGGTGCGTCTGGTGCAGGTGATCGAGCACAAGGCTGAAGAGGTTCATCACCACGTCAAAACCGGCCGCACTCATTTGATGGATGCGATGCCGGTGCGCATGAGCCAGGTGCTCAACGGTTGGGCGCAACAACTGAAGGCCAACATCGGCCATCTACAGGATCTGCTGCCGAGTCTGCAATCCCTGGCTCAGGGCGGCACGGCGGTGGGCACCGGCGTTAATGCGCATCCCGAGTTCGCCGGGCTTTTCAGCCAGCAACTGACAAAGCTGACGCAGGTGCAATTCACGCCGGGCACTGATTTGTTCGCACTGATCGGCTCCCAGGACACCGCCGTTGCGGTCTCCGGGCAACTGAAAACCACCGCTGTTTCGCTGATGAAAATCGCCAACGACCTGCGCTGGATGAACTCCGGCCCGCTGGCCGGCCTTGGTGAAATCGAACTCGAAGCCTTGCAGCCGGGCTCATCGATCATGCCCGGCAAGGTCAATCCGGTGATCCCGGAAGCCACCGCCATGGTCGCCGCTCAAGTGATCGGCAATGACACCGTCATCACCATCGCTGGCCAGTCGGGCAACTTCGAGCTGAACGTGATGCTGCCGATCATCGCCCAGAACCTGCTGAGCAGCATGGAGTTGCTGGCCAACGCCAGCCACCTGCTGGGTGAAAAGGCCATCGCGAGCTTCAAGGTCAACGAAGCCCGGCTCAAGGAAGCGCTGTCGCGCAACCCGATTCTGGTCACTGCACTCAACCCGATCATTGGTTACCAAAAAGCCGCTGAAATCGCCAAGAAGGCTTATCAGCAAGGCCGGCCGGTAATCGATGTCGCTCTGGAACACACGGACCTGACGCGTAGCCAACTGGAAGAGTTGCTCAATCCGGAAAAGCTCACCGCAGGCGGCGTGTAA
- a CDS encoding superoxide dismutase: MAFSLPALPYAYDALEPHIDAQTMEIHYTKHHQTYINNLNAAVEGTEFAEWPVEKLVAAVQQLPEKLRAAIINQGGGHANHSLFWEVMVPNGGGQPDGELAKAIDDQLGGLDRFKEAFTKAALTRFGSGWAWLSVTPQKTLVVESSGNQDSPLMSGNTPILGLDVWEHAYYLQYQNRRPEYINAFYNVINWPEVAARYQAALV; this comes from the coding sequence ATGGCTTTTAGCTTGCCTGCCTTGCCGTACGCCTACGATGCCCTGGAACCGCACATCGATGCGCAGACCATGGAAATCCACTACACCAAGCATCACCAGACCTACATCAACAACCTGAACGCTGCCGTCGAAGGCACCGAGTTTGCCGAGTGGCCAGTGGAAAAACTGGTGGCTGCGGTTCAGCAACTGCCGGAAAAACTCCGCGCGGCGATAATCAATCAGGGCGGTGGTCATGCCAACCATTCGCTGTTCTGGGAAGTCATGGTGCCCAACGGCGGCGGTCAGCCGGACGGCGAGCTGGCCAAGGCGATCGACGACCAACTGGGCGGTCTCGACCGTTTCAAGGAAGCGTTCACTAAAGCCGCGCTGACCCGTTTCGGCAGCGGCTGGGCCTGGCTGAGTGTGACCCCGCAAAAGACCCTGGTCGTGGAAAGCAGCGGTAACCAGGACAGTCCGTTGATGAGCGGCAACACGCCCATCCTCGGCCTGGATGTCTGGGAGCACGCCTATTACCTGCAATATCAAAACCGTCGCCCGGAATACATCAACGCGTTTTACAACGTGATCAATTGGCCTGAAGTCGCTGCGCGCTATCAGGCTGCACTGGTTTAA